From the Eschrichtius robustus isolate mEscRob2 chromosome 3, mEscRob2.pri, whole genome shotgun sequence genome, the window atggatacaaaaacaagacccatatatatgctgtctacaagagacccacttcagacctagggacacatacagactgaaagtgaggggatggaaaaagatattccatgcaaatggaaatcaaaagaaagctggagtagctatactcatatcggataaaatagactttaaaataaagaatgttacaagagacaaggaaggacactacataatgatccagggatcaatccaagaagaagatataacaattataaatatatatgcacccaacataggagcacctcaatacataaggcaactgctaacagctataaaagaggaaattgacagtaacacaatcatagtgggggactttaacacctcacttacaccaatggacagatcatccaaaatgaaaataaataaggaaacagaagctttaaatgacacaatagaccagatagatttaattgatatatataggacattccatccaaaaacagcagattacacgttcttctcaagtgcgcacggaacattctccaggatagatcacatcttgggtcacaaatcaagcctcagtaaatttaagaaaattgaaatcgtatcaagcatcttttctgaccacaacgctatgagattagaaatgaattacagggaaaaaaacgtaaaacagacaaacacatggaggctaaacaatacgttactaaataaccaagagatcactgaagaaatcaaagaggaaatcaaaaaatacctagagacaaatgacaatgaaaacacgacgacccaaaacctatgggatgcagcaaaagcggttctaagagggaagtttatagctatacaagcctacctaaagaaacaagaaaaatctcaagtaaacaatctaaccttacacctaaagaaactagagaaagaagaacaaacaaaacccaaagttagcagaaggaaagaaatcataaagatcagagcagaaataaatgaaatagaaacaaagaaaacaatagcaaagatcaataaaactaaaagttggttctttgagaagataaacaaaattgataagccattagccagactcatcaagaaaaagagggagaggactcaaatcaataaaatcagaaatgaaaaaggagaagttacagcagacactgcagaaatacaaagcatcctaagagactactacaagcaactttatgccaataaaatggacaacctggaagaaatggacaaatttttagaaaggtataaccttccaagactgaaccaggaagaaacagaaaatatgaacagaccaatcacaagtaatgaaattgaaactgtgattaaaaatcttccaacaaacaaaagtccaggaccagatggcttcacaggtgaattctatcaaacatttagagaagagctaacacccatccttctcaaactcttccaaaaaattgcagaggaaggaacactcccaaactcattctatgaggccaccatcaccctgataccaaaaccagacaaagacactacaaaaaaagaaaattacagaccaatatcactgatgaatatagatgcaaaaatcctcaacaaaatactagcaaacagaatccaacaacacattaaaaggatcatacaccacgatcaagtgggatttatcccagggatgcaaggattcttcaatatacgcaaatcaatcaatgtgatacaccatattaacaaactgaagaataaaaaccatatgatcatctcaatagatgcagaaaaagctttcgacaaaattcaacacccatttatgataaaaactctccagaaagtgggcatagagggaacctacctcaacataataaaggccatatatgacaaacccacagcaaacatcattctcaatggtgaaaaactgaaagcatttcctctaagatcaggaacgagacaaggatgtccactctcaccactattattcaatatagttctggaagtcctagccacggcaatcagagaagaaaaagaaataaaaggaatacaaattggaaaagaagaagtaaaactgtcactgtttgcggatgacatgatactatacatagagaatcctaaaactgccaccagaaaactgctagagctaattaatgaatatggtaaagttgcaggatacaaaattaatgcacagaaatctcttgcattcctatacactaatgatgaaaaatctgaaagagaaattatggaaacactcccatttaccattgcaacaagaagaataaaatacctaggaataaacctacctagggagacaaaagacctgtatgcagaaaactataagacactgatgaaagaaattaaagatgataccaacagatggagagatataccatgttcttggattggaagaatcaacattgtgaaaatgactatactacccaaagcaatctacagattcaatgcaatccctatcaaattaccaatggcattttttacggagctagaacaaatcatcttaaaatttgtatggagacacaaaagaccccgaatagccaaagcagtcttgaggcaaaaaaatggagctggaggaatcagactccctgacttcagactctactacaaagctacagtaatcaagacaatatggtactggcacaaaaacagaaacatagatcaatggaacaagatagaaagcccagagattaacccacgcacctatggtcaactaatctatgacaaagggggcaaagatatacaatggagaaaagacagtcccttcaataagtggtgctgggaaaactggacagctacatgtaaaggaatgaaattagaatactccctaacaccatacacaaaaataaactcaaaatggattagagacctaaatgtaagactggacactataaaactcttagaggaaaacataggaagaacactctttgacataaatcacagcaagatcttttttgatccacctcctagagtaatggaaataaaaacaaaaataaacaaatgggacctaatgaaacttcaaagcttttgcacagcaaaggaaaccataaacaagacgaaaagacaaccctcagaatgggagaaaatatttgcaaacgaatcaacggacaaaggattaatctccaaaatatataagcagctcattcagctcaatattaaagaaacaaacaccccaatccaaaaatgggcagaagacctaaatagacatttctccaagaagacatccaggcggccacgaagcacatgaaaagatgctcaacatcgctaattattagagaaatgcaaatcaaaactacaatgaggtatcacctcactcctgttagaatgggcatcatcagaaaatctacaaacaacaaatgctggagagggtgtggagaaaagggaaccctcttgcactgttggtgggaatgtaaattgatacagccactatggagaacaatatggaggtttcttaaaaaactaaaaatagaattaccatatgacccagcaatcccactactgggcatatacccagagaaaaccgtaattcaaaaagacacatgcacccgaatgttcactgcagcactatttacaatagccaggtcatggaagcaacctaaatgcccatcaacagacgaatggataaagaagttgttgtacatatatacaatggaatattactcagccataaaaaggaacgaaattgagtcatttgttgagaagtggatggatctagagactgtcatacagagtgaagtaagtcagaaagagaaaaacaaatatcgtatattaacgcatgtatgtggaacctagaaatatggtacagatgagccagtttgcagggcagaagttgagacacagatgtagagaatggacatatggacaccaaggggggaaaactgcggtggggtggggatggtggtgtgctgaattgggcgattgggattgacatgtatacactgatgtgtataaaattgatgcctaataagaacctgcagtataaaacaagaaacaaacaaaacaactaatactaaactttcattgggttatttgtatggaaatatgttaatataaatgtttcagacattacatgaaatttctaaaaatcttatatttgtatttgtatggaaatatgttaatataaaggtttcagacattatatgaaatttctaaaaatcttatatttgtatttgtatggaaatatgtatggaaatatgttaatataaatgtttcagacattacattaaaaaaaaaaaaaaaaaaaacctggtatTACACATCATACCACTTCCCCTTTTTAGAATTACGGAAACATTTTTTTGGTAATGGAATTGTAAAAGCTATCCATTCTGAGGATGGCAAGTCTAATAAGAGAACTCATCAGAAATACAACTGAAGTTTGGAGAGGATCATCCTTTTTTGGGAAGGGTGAAAGGATGAGTGTCAATGTGCTGTCTTTCATTTACTCCACAAACAACACACTGAAAGTCTATGTGACAGGAAACAGACGGTCCCTACCTGTGGCAAGTCTGTGGTACTGGAAACTGAAGTTCACTTATTTTGCAGAGCAATTATGTAGGACCTCTGTATTTCACAACAAACCAACACAAACCTTAGCTAAGTGTATTCAGTTTAACAGTGATAAAGGTTATGTGAACTTCTGCTCCCTTCGCAGAGGGAATTCATTCTCTGTTTCTGAATTACTTTACACGTTAGCCGGTTTTACAGATCCCCCAACATTCTAAACGAGACGCATTACCGCTAGCCTTAGGGATCCAGGACAGTGAACTCTTTGTAAAGTTAGGCTGCTGCCCAACTCAGGACCTGGACTCTTGCTGTTTTGATGAACAGCCTAGATGGACGAAATATACTAGATTCTATTTTAAATGAGCAAGTCAAGACTAATTTTGATCATATAACCATCAGAAATTAGAACATGTATCAAATCCTTTACTTACCAGGGGAAGGCTTTTTCCGGGAATGTTGGGGAAGTCATGGTGTTCGTTATGGTAACCCACGTTGAAGGTAAGTAAATTCAGAGGCCCGTAGTATGAGTAAGTTTCATGTCCTTTTAAGAACATGTAATGTTCAGCTATAAAATGTCCAGAGATTGGGTGCAAACCTAGGCCGAGTAAGGATGCCGCCAACATGTAGACTAAAGATTTAATTCCCAAAACGTAGTAAATCACGATGTCAAAAGTGACCTGGATCACGGTATTGATAATTTCCAGATAGGAAATTGGTTTGGGGTTGATGAACAGAGGTCGAAAAGCGTAAAAGAGAGGTTGAAGAATGACCCATATAAACTTTCTGAAAGTGGTACAGAAGAACCAGCCTTCAAACTCAGTTGGAATATCCACATCGATGCCGTCACCTCCGAGGTATCGATGATGATCCATGTGATACCTCTTAAAGGAAACGGAATATGGAACACCAATAGGGAGATTAGCAAATATTCCGAACCAACGATTCCACATAGGTTTGCAATGGCCAAAGGCACTATTGTGGGAAACTTCATGAATAGCCAGAGTCATTGAATGATTCATGCAGCTGCCAAAGGCATATGCCCAAAATAGGACCCATTTCCAGTCCAAGTCCTTTACTAGGTAAAATGCAACAAACTGAGTGAGAATCATCAAAACTACAATCCATATCAAGTTGGAGTCAGGTTTCATTAAGGATTTTATCTCTGGATACTTTGCtgtaagggaaaaacaaacaaaaaatcagagaCTGAGAAAAGTGCACAACAGTTCTGCAATTATAATTAACTAACATCAATTAAATTAACACAtcgattaattttttttctttttccaagtcaTTATATGCCCTCTATTAGAGACTTTATCAAATATTTGTCTACTACAGGGAAGGAGTGTATTCAGCAGTAAAGTTACTAAATACTATGTCACAACAAATTcagaatatatgcagaaaaaaatgaGCCTCAAAATCTAGACTCTccacaataacagaaagatagtcACAAATGAGTAAAGATTTCATGTTATCTAGTTGCCTTTTCACTGCTAACAATTTTTTGTACATTAAATTTGTAAGTTTTACAAAGTGGTAATCATAATCTGATAAACCTATGTGTCTGACAGATTTACAGACTATTACAGTATacttttatgtaatatatatacaatatactaTATATgcaatatacttatatataatatatacacattatatacaatatattacttagatttcataatttcctttttaatgacTAAATCACTTCTAGTTGCCAGTTGTAACTTCTAAccattttcctatttttagaCATTTAGATATGTAAATTTTTGCCAATGTAGACTTTTTCTAGTCACCGGGAAATTAGGGTAATTTCCAAAGAACTCTATGGattcacaccaccaccacccccccttctttctttctttctgcgtTAGAACCGAACAATGCTTATTTGTTGAATTCACATGCAAATATCCAAGTATTATGGAAAAGGCCAGTCATAAAAACCTCTGCATTTCAGGCAAGTGTCGCCTACAGGCAAATGCAGATTCTTCTCTGTATCCCGGCACTCCAGAGATGGAAGCCCAGATATAATGAACATCTCCTGTTTTGTGTGTTGTCAAGTATGTTTGACCCAGGACAGCAAAAGGAAGAAGGACCTTTTTCTTGGGACAGGTCATTCCGAGTGTTCTTGAAAAGATTCAGAAGAAAGAAGAGCAGTTTCACCCTCTTTTCTCTAAATGTgaaatgaagaattcaataaAAGCTTAAAATGCAAGACAGGAAGTTATTTAAGTCTAGttttatatataagaaataaGGGTAGTGTTAATTCGAGGTAGTTattcttgtttctttccttttccctcttctgtCTCCACTCCCTAACCTCTCATCTTTGTTGGTATTAGTTCATTTCATCAATGTTAACAATTTTGTAGGCAACAGGCCAAAAAAAACAATCCTTTTGAGGGTtactttttgattattgattaCTCAATAGGTTTGAGTCTAAAACTAATTACCCTGGGATAAATGAAAAGCTCAAATAAGTCATTCATTAAAATATGGGCATTTTGAGCAGTCCTCCAAACATAGAATAACAAGTGTTTAGTTCATTGGTGGATAAGTAATAAATCTTTTGTATTAAAATGTGTTATTTCTGTTTAGAGCTCCAGCATTTTTACCTTACATAAAACTAGATTAAATTGACACGTCTGACAAAGGATAGAAGATAACACACACTTCATAGTTACTCTAAAATCATGAAATAAAGATGGCACATTTTTCTCAGACAAATCAACTTCCTCCAAGTAATTCTGTAACAAATTTTTGCAAAGCTGTAATAGTATATAAGAATCAATACTAGCACGCCAATATAATTAAAcggggggaaagaacagtcttttcaacaaatggtgctggaacaactggtcATCCATATGcagaagaataaaactggacttctctcttacaccatacacaaaaattacaaaaaggaactgagtactgatgcatgctacaacatgggtgaaccttgaaaacattatgcaaagtgaaagaagtcagtcacaaaagaccaaatattttatgatttcattcataaGAAAcgcccagaataagcaaatctataaaaacagaaagattagtggttgcccaggACTGGAAGATATGGAGACTGCTTATGAGTATAGGGTTTCTTTTTAGGATGAcaaaaactttctaaaaattaGATTGTAGTGATAGTTTAAAACTataccctggcggtccagtggttaagactctgcgcttccaatgcagggggcacgggtttgatccctagtcggggaattaagatcccacataccctgtggcatggccaaaaaaaaaaaaaaaaaagggggggggaggggaactTTATagtttgtgaattatatcttagtaaggctgttaaaaaaaaatgctttttcccTGTGGAAGTACAGCAGTAAAAGGAGCATTTCTTGTGATTATCTGACCCACTAATAATGGTCTAGTCCCTAGCCTTCATTAATTTCGTACACAAACTTTGTAAATTTAGCGTACAGATGGTGGTTGTTAAACAACATATCCATGTTCTCCGGTGCCTCTCTCCCCCCCAAAACCTGATACATTTGAGAAATATCTCATCATTTAAGTATAATTTAAACAAGTCTCcagatttttatctttcctgaggGTATTCCATCTCCACCCCTGAAATGGAACACTGAGCAGTATTTATTTACACCTGCAGGGAAAATGACGTTTTCATTGAGAAATATGTAGTCCTTTTACTTTCCAAGTGAAACGGTCCAGTGATGATAAGTTTGTGGAAAAAAGGTTCCATGTTGAGATAAGCATGAACAAGCACCTTTTTACTTCCTtgattttctgaattttaaatagCTAAGTTCCAGTATTCAGGAGTTGGTTTTTATAGCGTGGATACCAGATTATTCTTATGTAATGTATTGATCAGGCATAGATAAAATGTACCATATGCTATCTCCTATGTGTGATttgcaaaatacacattttgattaaaaataaaggaaattttaaaatttcaatgttaaaatttcaattttaacaAATCCATTTCAAAgggatctacttttttttttttaaacaatttataaaGTTCTTTAACAGTGTAAAATAGTCCCTAGTGTCAGAAGGATATGGGTTTAAATCTAGATTCCTCCATTTACTAGATCTGTGACAACGTGCTACCAAACCCTGGTTCTGCTGTTTGCGGGACTCAAGAGACAAGTATTGGCtggaaaggaaaggttgctttattcaggaggcagGCAACCTGGAGAAGGTGAACTCCAGTCCAAGAGACAACTCTGAAGAGTCTCCTcgaccatgaaagtttttaaagggttaACTCCTTTCTTTTTGTGAAAACATGAAATTTCTAACTTACCCAACAAAAATCAGgggcttgctttttcttttcactgCACAAATGGATGCAGAGAAAAAAAACTAGGGGAATACTGTGTATGAGAAAGAATTCCTCCTATTCAATTTACCACCCACTAGTTTCCAGATCtctgaaacaatagcaaagaggtTTAAAGCAATGCTTTGGAGGCAATCTAACCCAGATCAGAATCCCCCTCTAACACTTATTCACTCTTACCTCGTCTTTAAAACAGGGATAACACCTACCTAATTACTGGGAGGATAAAATTGTGTAATGTTTGTAAAGCACTCAACACAATGCCTAGCTTACCATTAAGAGTACCCTGGGAGAGATGAGAGAATTCTCTATATAATATAGAAGCTGCAAATAGCTGAGCGCCTTACACCTCTAGAGAGTTGAATAAGGCCTAGTTAACCTGGTGTAAAGGCCCTAAACTAGCAGTCAGGGAACCAGAAGGCTAATCTTGGCAAGTCTTCCATACTTCAGCCTTTTCGTCCACAAAACTGGGAtggatgaaaaatatatatgaatctgCCCTTCTTGCATGAGCCGCGTTGCGAGTATCAATGAGAACACCGTGAGCGCAGCAGGATCCGGACCCTGGAACGCTTACCCTTCCGGCCCGAGAAGCCCCTGGGATCAAACGGGTCGGGTACCACGAGTCCCCTCCCTGGCCCAAGGCATCAGCCGCCGGCGGCAGGATGGCCTGCTGGCGCCGACCAACGTCAGCGCGCCCTGCGCGTGGGCCGCCAGATGCTCCAGGACCACGCCCTGCCTCGCACACGCTCGCAGCCTGGCTCTGCCGGGGCCGGCTAccgggagagggaggaggagggagaggagagggaggggagaggagggggagggggaggggagaggagggggaggggagaggagggggaggggaggggaggggagggggaggggaggggaggggagaggggaggggagggggaggggaggggaggggggggaggggaggggaggggggggaggggaggggaaggggaggggaggggagaggggagaggagggggaggagaggggagaggagggggggaggggaggggaggggagaggggagaggagggggggaggggaggggaggggagaggggagaggagggggggaggggaggggaggggggaggaggaggacgggGACGGGGAGGAAACGGTGCCGACCGGCGGCACGAGAATCTCCAAGCGAGAGGATCTACCCAAGGGTGGCCTAGTCGCGGGGACCCGGCTGTGAGCAAACCCTGGCCCCGACCGCACGCCCGCGCTTGGGGGCGCGCCTGCGCCTCCCCGTCGAAGGGCCGGGGCCGCGCGGTGGGACGGGGGAGCGCGgggatccctccctccctcccgctccGGCCCAGCGCCTCCCCCGGCTTCTCCCGCACGGCCAGGCGGCCGGGGCGGCGAGACGCGGCAGGGAGTCGACTCTTAACCGGCCTCGGGC encodes:
- the DEGS1 gene encoding sphingolipid delta(4)-desaturase DES1, translating into MGNRVSREDFEWVYTDQPHASRRQEILAKYPEIKSLMKPDSNLIWIVVLMILTQFVAFYLVKDLDWKWVLFWAYAFGSCMNHSMTLAIHEVSHNSAFGHCKPMWNRWFGIFANLPIGVPYSVSFKRYHMDHHRYLGGDGIDVDIPTEFEGWFFCTTFRKFIWVILQPLFYAFRPLFINPKPISYLEIINTVIQVTFDIVIYYVLGIKSLVYMLAASLLGLGLHPISGHFIAEHYMFLKGHETYSYYGPLNLLTFNVGYHNEHHDFPNIPGKSLPLVRKIAAEYYESLPHYNSWIKVLYDFVMDDTISPYSRVKRHQKGSVVLE